A window from Chitinophaga filiformis encodes these proteins:
- a CDS encoding M20/M25/M40 family metallo-hydrolase: protein MKKLFNFLRQYTCCFILSAVTALMVPSAAAQQSTQDDPAAVQQSIGDESAVAQRPAQDDPVAVQQPSQDDSLMIRKLYDEILQSEEMDANLRYLSYHIGARIAGSQQAKLAVDWVKATMSRYRPDSIYLQPVMVPHWVRGEKESASFTAGRRTVKLDVSALGGSVGTGGTLTAQVVEVRSWAELSSLSEEQVKGKIVFFNRAMDPREVETFRAYLSAVDQRAQGAIAASKKGATAALIRSLTLAKDDYPHTGAMSYDSSVKKIPAAALSTNSADKLSEALKKDPVLRVSLRMNCVQLPDVLSYNVIAELKGASHPEEFVTVGAHIDTWDVGQGASDDGTGLVQAMEVLRAFKARGLKPARTLRVILYMNEEAGAHGGVKYAEQARARNEYHVAAIESDAGGFTPRGFRLETSPEVTAKFKAWALLLAPYKAGDIQSQQRGVDLVPMKGMAKALLSLDCDDSRLFYIHHSALDTYDKINPREVAMGAGAMAAMTALLCKYGL, encoded by the coding sequence ATGAAAAAGCTATTTAATTTTCTCAGACAGTACACATGTTGCTTTATCCTCTCCGCAGTTACTGCTTTAATGGTTCCATCAGCTGCAGCACAGCAATCTACTCAGGATGATCCGGCAGCCGTACAGCAGTCTATTGGGGATGAATCAGCTGTCGCACAAAGACCTGCTCAGGATGATCCGGTTGCCGTACAGCAGCCTTCTCAGGATGATTCGCTAATGATCCGCAAACTGTACGATGAAATATTGCAAAGTGAAGAAATGGATGCGAACCTGCGGTACCTGAGTTATCACATCGGCGCAAGGATAGCAGGTTCACAACAGGCAAAGCTGGCTGTTGACTGGGTAAAAGCAACAATGTCCCGGTATCGTCCGGATAGCATTTATCTCCAGCCGGTCATGGTGCCGCATTGGGTGAGAGGTGAAAAGGAATCGGCTTCTTTTACTGCCGGCAGAAGAACAGTAAAATTGGATGTATCTGCTTTAGGCGGATCGGTAGGAACTGGTGGAACACTAACAGCGCAGGTAGTAGAAGTAAGGTCCTGGGCCGAATTATCCTCACTCAGTGAAGAGCAGGTAAAAGGTAAAATTGTTTTTTTCAACAGGGCAATGGACCCGCGTGAAGTGGAAACCTTCAGGGCCTATCTCTCCGCGGTCGATCAACGGGCACAGGGGGCTATTGCCGCATCGAAGAAAGGCGCGACCGCGGCACTGATCAGATCGTTGACCCTGGCAAAGGACGACTATCCTCATACTGGTGCAATGAGCTACGACTCCTCGGTGAAGAAAATCCCTGCTGCGGCTTTAAGTACAAATAGTGCTGACAAACTAAGTGAGGCATTGAAGAAGGACCCTGTACTGCGGGTCTCCCTGCGCATGAACTGTGTACAATTGCCGGATGTGCTTTCGTATAACGTCATTGCAGAACTGAAAGGAGCAAGCCATCCGGAGGAGTTTGTAACTGTTGGAGCGCATATTGATACCTGGGATGTAGGGCAAGGCGCCAGCGATGACGGCACGGGCCTTGTGCAGGCTATGGAAGTGCTGAGAGCATTTAAAGCAAGGGGACTAAAACCGGCCAGGACACTGAGAGTGATCCTTTATATGAACGAAGAAGCAGGGGCGCACGGCGGCGTGAAGTACGCAGAACAGGCAAGGGCACGCAACGAATATCACGTGGCGGCTATAGAGTCTGACGCCGGGGGCTTTACGCCCAGGGGATTCAGACTGGAAACGTCACCCGAAGTAACAGCTAAGTTCAAAGCCTGGGCTTTGTTATTAGCGCCTTATAAAGCTGGTGACATACAATCACAACAACGCGGCGTTGACCTGGTGCCTATGAAGGGAATGGCAAAAGCGTTGCTTAGCCTCGATTGCGATGATAGCAGGCTGTTTTATATCCACCATTCAGCGCTGGATACCTACGATAAGATAAATCCCAGGGAAGTAGCGATGGGCGCCGGTGCTATGGCAGCCATGACTGCCCTTTTATGCAAATATGGATTATAA
- a CDS encoding MBL fold metallo-hydrolase: protein MKKIKLRFSHFLPKLMLSLFVVIGLALSDVSSAVAQDTARVFVQPGSYHMKLGDIEIIAFSDGSVPQELEKLLTNTQPGEVKRLTEQNFQSPVVEASVNAYLLKINGKLILVDAGTAELYGPSLGYLPANMIRAGYRPEQIDAVLVTHIHTDHTGGLMAGDKMVFPNADIYVSRTEADFWLSDERYARAPARLKPYYDQARLKMLPYLKAGKVKTYEYGKELFPGILPVASPGHTPGHSFYQVTSKGEKIMFWGDIMHSAAVQFVDPAVTIVYDVDPAAAAQSRKKAYEDAAKGRYWIAADHISFPGIGHISKTAQGYRWFPINYTTSGAGQ, encoded by the coding sequence ATGAAAAAAATAAAACTTCGTTTTAGTCATTTCCTCCCGAAATTAATGCTGTCCCTTTTTGTAGTGATAGGCCTCGCGCTGAGCGATGTATCATCTGCTGTTGCACAGGATACAGCAAGGGTATTTGTTCAGCCTGGCAGTTATCACATGAAACTGGGCGATATCGAGATCATCGCATTCTCCGATGGAAGCGTCCCCCAGGAGCTGGAGAAGTTGCTGACCAATACCCAACCGGGAGAAGTTAAAAGACTCACGGAACAAAACTTTCAGTCGCCGGTGGTAGAAGCATCTGTGAATGCTTACCTGCTTAAAATAAATGGTAAGCTCATCCTCGTGGATGCAGGTACTGCCGAGTTATACGGTCCCTCTCTTGGTTATCTTCCCGCCAACATGATCCGTGCCGGTTATAGACCTGAGCAGATCGATGCAGTCCTGGTTACGCACATTCACACTGATCATACCGGTGGCCTAATGGCAGGCGATAAGATGGTGTTTCCAAATGCAGATATCTATGTTAGCAGAACGGAAGCTGATTTTTGGCTGAGCGATGAGCGCTATGCCCGGGCACCCGCCAGGTTGAAACCATACTACGATCAGGCGCGACTGAAAATGCTGCCATATCTTAAAGCTGGGAAAGTAAAAACATATGAGTATGGGAAAGAGCTGTTTCCCGGCATTCTTCCCGTTGCCAGCCCGGGGCACACTCCGGGACATAGCTTTTACCAGGTAACAAGTAAGGGCGAGAAAATAATGTTCTGGGGAGATATCATGCATTCAGCCGCGGTGCAGTTTGTAGATCCTGCTGTCACGATCGTATATGATGTTGATCCCGCAGCAGCTGCTCAGTCAAGAAAGAAAGCCTATGAGGATGCAGCAAAGGGCAGGTACTGGATAGCTGCAGACCATATATCTTTTCCCGGTATAGGGCATATAAGCAAGACAGCGCAAGGCTATCGCTGGTTTCCTATTAATTATACAACAAGTGGTGCAGGTCAATGA
- a CDS encoding winged helix-turn-helix transcriptional regulator, translating into MFERKIPKDLDCGMAMIMEIIGGKWKPCLIHNIWHGHRRPSELQRLNPKASRRVLYQQLQELEEHGIIERVIYPVLPPKVEYFLTELGKSLLPVISVMNEWGTQYLENPGQRPLLKKEA; encoded by the coding sequence ATGTTTGAGAGAAAGATTCCGAAGGATTTAGATTGCGGGATGGCCATGATCATGGAAATTATCGGGGGCAAGTGGAAGCCCTGCCTGATCCATAACATCTGGCATGGTCACAGACGGCCGAGTGAATTGCAGCGGTTGAACCCCAAAGCGAGCCGGAGAGTGCTTTACCAGCAGCTCCAGGAACTGGAGGAACATGGCATTATTGAGCGGGTGATATATCCTGTACTCCCTCCGAAAGTGGAGTATTTTTTAACTGAGTTAGGCAAGTCTTTATTGCCGGTCATCAGCGTGATGAATGAATGGGGAACACAGTACCTGGAGAACCCCGGCCAAAGGCCACTTTTAAAGAAGGAAGCATAA
- a CDS encoding winged helix-turn-helix transcriptional regulator, whose product MTRTMATIGTKWKPIIIYTIGKKKVRFGIIHAKMGIISKKVLTEQLKELEEDGIVMREAFNEVPPRVEYSLTQKGLELLPILNMLTRWNQKHNPAPSNQKPR is encoded by the coding sequence ATGACAAGGACCATGGCAACAATAGGTACCAAATGGAAGCCGATCATTATATATACTATCGGTAAAAAGAAAGTACGTTTTGGCATCATTCACGCCAAGATGGGTATTATCAGCAAGAAGGTCCTTACAGAGCAGTTAAAGGAGCTGGAAGAAGACGGGATCGTTATGCGGGAAGCGTTTAATGAAGTGCCTCCCCGGGTGGAGTATTCGCTGACACAAAAAGGACTTGAGCTGTTACCTATTCTGAATATGCTGACCAGGTGGAACCAAAAGCATAATCCGGCTCCATCCAACCAGAAGCCTCGTTGA
- a CDS encoding MBL fold metallo-hydrolase produces the protein MKQLTPKLLIFLLLFQFATMLAQSQPAQSGYYRTMVGQVEVIALSDGTVPVDAHMLLGNSADIDSLLKSAYLKPMVETSINAYLINNGTRHILVDAGAGELFGGKYGGLLVQSLRQVGYQPEQITDILITHVHLDHTGGLVMDNKLVFPNATIHVDKHDIDFWMQHLQAKADDTRGIHANRPAFMTLKTYLDAGKVSPFTGPTQLFEGISTIETPGHTAGHTLFVLESKGEKMVFWGDLVHIAEVQLTLPDNPDEYDFDKDKAARQRVSLYREAAVQQYLVAADHISFPGIGRLRPQGNSYQWVPLHYSIPPIIR, from the coding sequence ATGAAACAGCTGACACCTAAACTTTTGATTTTCTTATTGCTTTTTCAGTTCGCGACCATGCTGGCACAATCCCAACCGGCTCAGTCCGGGTACTACAGAACAATGGTGGGGCAGGTAGAAGTGATCGCATTGTCTGACGGTACGGTGCCCGTTGATGCACACATGTTGCTGGGCAATAGCGCAGATATAGACAGCCTGTTAAAAAGCGCCTACCTGAAACCTATGGTGGAGACTTCTATCAATGCTTATCTGATCAACAATGGCACACGGCATATTCTTGTTGATGCCGGCGCAGGAGAGCTATTTGGCGGCAAATACGGAGGACTACTCGTTCAAAGTCTTCGGCAGGTGGGATATCAGCCGGAACAGATCACAGACATTCTCATCACGCATGTTCACCTGGACCATACCGGTGGCCTGGTCATGGACAACAAACTGGTCTTTCCGAATGCTACTATACATGTAGACAAGCACGATATTGATTTCTGGATGCAGCACCTGCAGGCGAAAGCTGATGATACAAGAGGCATCCATGCCAACAGACCGGCATTTATGACCTTAAAAACATACCTGGATGCCGGAAAGGTCAGTCCTTTTACAGGCCCTACTCAACTATTTGAAGGGATCAGTACCATTGAAACTCCCGGGCACACAGCAGGGCATACCCTCTTTGTGCTGGAAAGCAAGGGAGAGAAAATGGTGTTCTGGGGGGACCTGGTCCATATAGCAGAAGTACAACTGACGCTGCCGGACAATCCTGACGAATATGATTTCGACAAGGACAAGGCTGCCCGGCAGCGCGTCAGCTTATACAGGGAAGCTGCTGTGCAACAATACCTGGTGGCAGCAGATCATATCTCGTTTCCTGGTATTGGACGATTACGGCCACAGGGAAACAGTTACCAGTGGGTACCCCTGCACTATAGTATCCCTCCCATCATCAGATAG
- a CDS encoding S9 family peptidase, whose translation MKKLLLTVSCVTAVCRLNAQQAVPLSDYRFAESRLIYNTEPLVDNNTIAPEWLEDGRCWYRVLTARGSEFILVDPAKATRTAAFDQEKLAASLSKATGTSYKSYALPFHYFRFTDGNKGIAFDIAGEEWTCSLQSYQCQKAGQRSVTTNARDSRNEVISPDGRLAAFIKDHNLWVRELPNGPERALTTDGVKDFGYATDNAGWRSSEKPVLRWSHDSRKIATFKQDQRNVSDMYLVTTNIGKPTLKAWKYPLAGDAAIAMIHRVIIDVSQAKVIPLQVPADPHRGTLSDDISSSGTFDDVDWSDDNTELAFVSTSRNHKEEKLRIADATTGAVREVFEEKVATQYESGQDAINWHYLKKSNEIIWYSERDDWGHLYLYNAATGALKNQITKGKWLVTSVEKVDEQGRVIFFNACGLDARNPYFSHFCKINFDGSGFADLTPEQGNHKLAFSPDGQYFIDRYSQPDIPPVTVLRNLQGKPLVSLEKTDISRLKAIGWKAPMPFSVKAHDGKTDIYGLLFTPTHLDSKKKYPVIDYIYPGPQGGGVRDWSFLSARVDHQALAELGFVVMVLEGTSNPLRSKSYHDMNYGNMAENTLPDQITGIRQLAARYAYIDTSRVGIWGHSGGGFATAAAMFRYPDFFKVGIAESGNHENRSYEDDWGERYNGLTSESDYARQANALYAGNLKGKLLLAHGMMDDNVPPYNTFLVVDALTKANKDYDLIIFPQARHGFAADGPYMMRRRWDYFVRHLLHKEPPKEYQLVNKPDPRY comes from the coding sequence ATGAAGAAATTACTTTTAACTGTTTCCTGTGTTACCGCAGTCTGCAGACTGAACGCTCAGCAGGCCGTTCCCCTTAGCGACTACCGCTTTGCAGAAAGCCGCTTAATCTACAATACCGAGCCATTGGTAGATAATAATACCATCGCTCCCGAATGGCTGGAAGATGGCCGTTGCTGGTACCGGGTGCTGACCGCCCGCGGCAGCGAATTTATACTGGTCGATCCGGCAAAGGCTACACGCACTGCCGCCTTTGACCAGGAAAAGCTGGCCGCGTCCTTATCTAAAGCTACAGGTACAAGCTATAAGTCCTATGCCTTGCCCTTTCACTACTTCCGTTTTACAGACGGTAATAAAGGTATCGCTTTTGATATAGCAGGAGAGGAGTGGACCTGCAGTTTGCAGTCCTATCAATGTCAGAAGGCAGGGCAACGATCAGTGACGACCAATGCAAGGGACAGCCGGAATGAGGTGATCTCTCCGGATGGCAGGCTGGCTGCATTTATAAAAGATCATAATTTATGGGTGCGTGAATTGCCCAATGGGCCTGAACGTGCGCTTACGACCGACGGTGTTAAAGATTTTGGCTATGCTACAGACAATGCCGGCTGGCGCAGCAGCGAGAAGCCTGTATTACGCTGGTCGCACGATTCCCGTAAGATAGCCACCTTCAAACAGGATCAGCGTAATGTAAGCGACATGTACCTGGTTACAACCAACATAGGCAAGCCCACGCTGAAGGCCTGGAAATATCCATTGGCCGGCGATGCTGCCATTGCTATGATCCATCGCGTCATCATTGACGTCAGCCAGGCAAAGGTGATCCCTTTACAGGTCCCTGCTGATCCGCATCGTGGTACACTCAGCGATGATATCTCCTCCAGCGGCACCTTCGACGATGTTGACTGGAGCGACGATAATACAGAACTGGCATTCGTATCCACTTCCCGCAATCACAAAGAAGAGAAACTGCGTATCGCTGATGCGACTACGGGCGCTGTCCGCGAAGTCTTTGAAGAGAAGGTTGCCACACAATACGAATCCGGCCAGGATGCCATTAACTGGCATTACCTGAAAAAGTCAAATGAAATTATCTGGTATAGCGAACGTGATGACTGGGGACACCTGTACCTGTACAATGCCGCTACCGGGGCGCTGAAGAACCAGATCACGAAAGGAAAATGGCTGGTTACCAGCGTGGAAAAGGTCGATGAACAGGGCAGGGTGATCTTCTTTAACGCCTGTGGCCTGGACGCCCGCAATCCCTATTTCAGCCATTTCTGTAAGATCAATTTCGATGGCAGTGGCTTTGCTGACCTTACCCCCGAGCAGGGGAATCATAAGCTGGCATTCTCCCCGGATGGTCAATACTTTATTGACCGCTATTCACAGCCCGATATCCCCCCTGTAACGGTCTTACGCAACCTGCAGGGTAAACCGTTGGTCAGCCTGGAGAAGACTGATATCTCGCGCCTTAAAGCTATAGGCTGGAAAGCGCCAATGCCATTTTCAGTGAAGGCTCACGACGGGAAAACGGATATCTATGGTTTGCTGTTCACACCCACACACCTGGACAGCAAAAAGAAATATCCTGTCATTGACTATATATACCCTGGTCCACAGGGAGGTGGTGTGCGCGATTGGTCATTCCTGTCGGCCCGCGTCGATCACCAGGCACTGGCCGAGCTGGGATTCGTTGTCATGGTGCTGGAAGGTACCAGCAATCCCCTGCGTAGCAAGAGTTACCATGATATGAACTATGGCAACATGGCAGAGAACACATTGCCCGACCAGATCACCGGTATCCGTCAGCTGGCGGCACGTTACGCATATATCGATACCAGCCGTGTTGGGATCTGGGGGCACTCCGGAGGTGGCTTCGCAACAGCGGCTGCCATGTTCCGCTATCCCGACTTCTTCAAGGTAGGCATTGCAGAATCAGGGAACCACGAAAATCGTAGCTATGAAGATGACTGGGGCGAGCGTTACAACGGCCTTACCTCCGAATCTGACTACGCCAGGCAGGCGAATGCCCTCTATGCCGGTAACCTGAAAGGAAAGCTGCTGCTGGCCCATGGTATGATGGATGATAATGTACCGCCTTATAATACTTTCCTGGTGGTAGATGCTTTAACGAAAGCCAACAAGGATTATGATCTGATCATATTTCCGCAGGCCAGGCATGGCTTTGCAGCAGATGGTCCCTATATGATGCGTCGCCGCTGGGATTATTTTGTGCGCCATCTGCTGCATAAAGAACCGCCAAAGGAATATCAGCTGGTAAACAAGCCAGACCCAAGATATTAG
- a CDS encoding amidohydrolase family protein, protein MRHSRFYYFLYLAAFCLIGASCARVASPPAQPSLQQQKEEQTFAIKNVNVIPMTPGNSVLTNVTVIIRNERITSLNGPVPAGAKLIDGRGKWLIPGLIDMHVHVPADISLFHKYPTQGATIFFNTQDVMTPYIANGVTTVLELNSRAEHFAQRNEIAKGTVIGPRMALAALLDGGNASGRIVNTPADGRQAVRSAKAEGYEFIKVYSHLNVETYKAIVDEAHQQGLKTIGHIPDAFRGRLKEAFVPYFGMVAHAEEFSKQTTDFSDQDAQTFAQLAKDNDTWLSPTLTTMKWILSQARSLDELRASSTLQYVHPLLQSKWITANNYSRNTSPERVAYFQKMVDFHVRLVKAFKAAGVPIVAGTDSGLSGVVAGFSLHDEIALLAEAGLTPEEALAAATRLPAKWLGIDGEVGTVEAGKRADLILLDANPLSDVKNTRNISGVFVNGRWLSRHATDAMLADLARRNNAAKGDYDWKKTISQ, encoded by the coding sequence ATGAGACATTCCCGTTTTTATTATTTCCTTTACTTAGCCGCTTTTTGCCTGATCGGGGCCAGCTGCGCAAGAGTAGCTTCCCCACCTGCGCAGCCTTCGCTGCAGCAGCAGAAGGAGGAACAGACCTTCGCTATAAAGAATGTAAATGTTATCCCCATGACTCCGGGAAACAGCGTACTGACAAATGTTACTGTGATCATCAGGAACGAGCGGATTACATCGCTCAACGGGCCTGTGCCTGCCGGTGCAAAATTGATTGATGGCAGGGGAAAATGGCTTATCCCCGGTCTTATCGATATGCATGTTCATGTGCCTGCTGATATAAGTCTTTTTCATAAGTACCCCACGCAGGGCGCTACCATCTTCTTTAATACGCAGGACGTCATGACGCCTTATATCGCGAATGGCGTTACGACGGTATTGGAACTTAATTCCAGGGCAGAACACTTCGCTCAGCGGAACGAGATCGCAAAGGGAACTGTCATCGGGCCACGCATGGCACTGGCAGCGCTCCTGGACGGCGGCAATGCATCGGGAAGAATTGTCAATACCCCCGCTGATGGACGCCAGGCCGTTCGCAGTGCAAAAGCCGAAGGGTATGAGTTCATTAAGGTATATTCCCATCTTAATGTAGAGACCTACAAGGCCATTGTCGACGAAGCGCACCAACAGGGATTAAAAACCATCGGGCATATTCCCGATGCTTTCCGGGGGAGGCTGAAAGAAGCCTTCGTACCTTATTTCGGCATGGTGGCCCATGCGGAAGAGTTTTCAAAACAAACGACTGACTTCAGCGATCAGGACGCACAAACGTTCGCGCAACTCGCAAAAGACAATGATACCTGGTTATCCCCTACATTAACAACCATGAAGTGGATACTGAGTCAGGCACGCTCGCTTGACGAGCTGCGGGCTTCTTCCACATTGCAGTATGTGCATCCGCTGTTGCAGAGCAAATGGATCACTGCCAATAACTATAGCCGTAATACCTCTCCGGAAAGAGTTGCCTATTTCCAGAAGATGGTGGATTTCCACGTCCGCCTGGTGAAAGCCTTCAAAGCAGCCGGCGTACCGATCGTTGCCGGCACAGACTCCGGCCTCTCAGGCGTCGTTGCAGGCTTTTCCCTGCACGATGAAATAGCGCTTTTAGCCGAAGCGGGATTGACACCGGAGGAGGCGCTGGCTGCCGCTACCCGGCTACCCGCTAAATGGCTCGGGATCGATGGTGAAGTGGGTACAGTGGAAGCCGGCAAGCGCGCAGACCTCATTTTGCTGGATGCTAATCCCCTCAGCGATGTAAAAAATACCAGGAATATCTCCGGCGTATTTGTCAACGGACGATGGCTTAGCAGGCATGCCACAGACGCCATGCTCGCAGATCTCGCCAGGCGCAATAATGCGGCGAAAGGAGATTATGACTGGAAGAAGACGATCAGCCAATAG
- a CDS encoding Crp/Fnr family transcriptional regulator, whose product MIEHLIAHISKFCTIDPEKMNMLESFFEHRTYRKKELLLSEGDRGYEKFFIVKGCVHIFYLRQNGIEQTVDFAIENWWASDFMAFQHGSAAQFSIRAVEKTEVLSISAERQRELLKEIPELNAYFHLVFQKAYAASQMRFRFLYEFSKEELYRHFTQHFPDFMQRVPQYLMASFLGFTPEYLSEIRKKYLS is encoded by the coding sequence GTGATAGAACATCTTATAGCACATATCAGCAAGTTCTGTACAATTGATCCTGAAAAAATGAACATGCTGGAGTCTTTTTTTGAGCACAGGACTTATAGGAAAAAGGAGTTATTACTGAGTGAAGGGGACAGAGGTTATGAGAAATTCTTTATTGTCAAAGGATGCGTACATATATTCTATCTCAGGCAGAACGGGATCGAGCAAACAGTCGACTTTGCTATTGAGAACTGGTGGGCATCAGATTTCATGGCTTTCCAACATGGCTCCGCAGCGCAGTTCTCTATTCGTGCGGTAGAAAAGACGGAAGTGCTCAGCATTTCGGCAGAGCGCCAGCGGGAGCTGTTAAAAGAAATACCCGAGCTGAACGCCTATTTCCACCTGGTATTTCAGAAAGCCTATGCGGCCTCCCAGATGAGATTCCGGTTCCTTTACGAGTTTTCCAAAGAAGAATTATACCGCCATTTCACCCAGCATTTCCCTGATTTTATGCAGCGGGTTCCTCAGTACCTAATGGCTTCCTTCCTGGGTTTCACACCGGAATACCTCAGTGAGATCCGTAAGAAATACCTTTCTTAA
- a CDS encoding carboxymuconolactone decarboxylase family protein has product MIKTIKHRLDVWKEEPLYWDQIAAMDKRQYASTVPRALIELIKVRVSQINKCVFCIDYHTDEALKQGESPRRLFALSAWEESTFFDEREKSALKFAEEITHISVNGVADETYEKLKAHFNTKEIADLIVVACHINFLNRVGISTKTVSVL; this is encoded by the coding sequence ATGATAAAGACAATTAAGCATCGTTTAGATGTATGGAAAGAAGAACCATTATACTGGGACCAGATTGCTGCGATGGACAAACGCCAGTATGCCTCTACAGTGCCAAGAGCATTAATAGAGCTCATTAAGGTCAGGGTATCACAAATTAACAAATGCGTATTTTGTATTGATTACCATACCGATGAGGCCTTAAAACAGGGAGAATCCCCCCGCAGGCTATTTGCCCTCTCTGCCTGGGAAGAAAGCACCTTCTTCGATGAACGTGAAAAAAGCGCGCTTAAATTTGCAGAAGAAATAACACATATTTCTGTTAATGGCGTTGCGGACGAAACATATGAAAAGCTCAAAGCTCACTTCAATACTAAGGAGATAGCAGATCTTATCGTCGTGGCGTGTCATATTAACTTCCTGAATCGCGTAGGCATTTCCACGAAAACAGTATCTGTTCTTTAA
- a CDS encoding HD domain-containing protein, with translation MITQMPKAVAGIKIPDSTITRQATELLREHGSELLYNHSLRTFLFAALNGEQKKIAYDAELLYVSAAFHDLGLTPHYSSPDKCFEVDGANAAREFLRGHGLPAQTLQLVWDAIALHTVPGVAPYKEAEVALLNYGVALDVVGKGYEQLSEAVREDIIRHFPRGGFKAKVIPAFFDGFKHKPETTYGTINVDICAFMMPNFEKKNFCDAILHSPWSE, from the coding sequence ATGATAACACAGATGCCTAAGGCTGTAGCCGGTATTAAAATACCTGACAGCACCATAACCCGTCAGGCTACAGAATTGTTACGGGAGCATGGAAGTGAGTTATTATACAATCATTCATTGCGCACGTTCCTGTTTGCTGCCTTAAATGGCGAGCAGAAAAAGATAGCTTATGATGCGGAGCTGTTGTATGTGAGCGCAGCCTTTCATGACCTGGGCCTTACCCCCCATTACAGCAGTCCGGATAAATGTTTTGAAGTAGATGGCGCCAATGCAGCCCGTGAATTCCTGCGGGGCCACGGGCTTCCGGCACAGACGCTTCAACTGGTATGGGACGCTATAGCGCTGCATACCGTACCCGGTGTTGCGCCTTATAAAGAGGCTGAAGTCGCATTATTGAACTACGGTGTAGCGCTGGATGTGGTAGGCAAGGGTTATGAGCAGTTATCCGAAGCAGTGCGTGAGGACATTATCAGACACTTTCCCCGCGGTGGATTCAAGGCGAAAGTCATTCCTGCTTTTTTCGATGGTTTCAAGCACAAACCGGAGACCACTTACGGCACTATCAATGTTGATATCTGTGCCTTCATGATGCCCAATTTCGAAAAAAAGAATTTCTGCGATGCAATTCTCCATTCGCCCTGGAGCGAGTGA
- a CDS encoding heme-binding domain-containing protein — protein sequence MRRSNKWLLMLLIAFAVIQFIQPARNQSGQVLQTDITHVYPVPAQVQTILRAACYDCHSNNTRYPWYSRIQPAGWWLTYHVNEGKEELNFSDYGAYSPRKRINKLRSIENSINDGSMPLSSYTLLHKEARLTAAEKQLITTWTGKLRDSLATAN from the coding sequence ATGCGCAGATCAAATAAATGGCTTTTAATGCTATTAATTGCTTTCGCTGTTATTCAGTTTATACAACCTGCCCGCAATCAAAGCGGGCAGGTATTACAGACAGATATTACACATGTGTACCCGGTACCTGCCCAGGTACAGACTATTTTAAGAGCTGCCTGTTACGACTGTCACAGTAATAATACCCGGTATCCCTGGTATTCCCGTATACAACCTGCCGGCTGGTGGTTGACATATCACGTCAACGAGGGCAAAGAAGAACTGAATTTCAGCGATTACGGAGCTTACTCACCCAGGAAACGGATCAATAAGCTCCGGTCAATTGAAAACAGTATTAACGATGGGAGTATGCCCTTATCGTCCTATACCTTGTTACACAAAGAGGCCCGGCTTACAGCGGCAGAAAAGCAACTGATAACGACATGGACAGGTAAACTCAGGGATAGCCTTGCTACCGCAAACTGA